One part of the Arthrobacter sp. EM1 genome encodes these proteins:
- a CDS encoding DUF3027 domain-containing protein produces MTPDSTRTPPAAAGNKKAGSKEGTKPRAGVPVWRTGKPDAFLAAAVDAARAAVEGIAPAEQVGRHLAAKSEGDRLVTHLFESKLAGYGGWQWYAVLTRNSRSKVVTVDELGLLPSEDSILPPEWIPWAERVRPGDEQAADEAGSPARAATREDTRSSDVAVVPGGFEDASVAGAGDSDGSDPDGDDSDDAAGNGPDEHPEAEAH; encoded by the coding sequence ATGACTCCGGATAGTACTAGGACCCCGCCGGCAGCCGCCGGGAACAAAAAAGCCGGAAGCAAAGAAGGCACCAAGCCGCGGGCCGGGGTTCCCGTGTGGCGCACCGGTAAGCCTGATGCTTTCCTGGCCGCCGCTGTCGACGCTGCCCGCGCTGCCGTTGAGGGCATCGCCCCCGCTGAACAGGTCGGCCGGCACCTGGCGGCCAAAAGCGAAGGCGACCGCCTGGTCACACACCTCTTCGAATCGAAGCTTGCCGGCTACGGCGGCTGGCAGTGGTACGCCGTGCTCACCAGGAACTCCAGGTCCAAGGTTGTCACGGTGGACGAACTGGGCCTGCTGCCTTCCGAGGACTCAATCCTGCCGCCCGAGTGGATCCCGTGGGCCGAGCGCGTCCGCCCGGGCGATGAGCAGGCCGCGGATGAAGCTGGCTCCCCGGCGCGGGCGGCAACCCGCGAGGACACCCGCAGCTCTGACGTGGCAGTGGTCCCCGGCGGTTTTGAAGACGCCTCGGTGGCCGGCGCCGGCGATTCTGACGGCAGCGACCCTGACGGCGATGACTCCGACGATGCCGCAGGTAACGGCCCGGACGAGCATCCTGAGGCAGAGGCGCACTAG
- a CDS encoding DNA repair helicase XPB, producing the protein MNDGPLIVQSDKTILLEVDHELATEARHAIAAFAELERAPEHIHSYRLTPLGLWNARAAGLDAEKVLDTLLKYSRFPVPHSLLIDVEETMSRYGRLRLEKDPQHGLVMRTSDYPVLEEISRAKKIAPLLGPRIDGETVVVHSSQRGQLKQLLLKIGWPAEDLAGYVDGTPHPILLNETGWKLRPYQQLAMENFWAGGSGVVVLPCGAGKTLVGAAAMATSSTTTLILVTNTVSARQWKDELLKRTSLTEEEIGEYSGSVKEVRPVTIATYQVLTTKRGGLYSHLELLDGNDWGLIIYDEVHLLPAPIFRMTADLQARRRLGLTATLIREDGREGEVFSLIGPKRYDAPWKDIEAQGYIAPADCVEVRIDLPRDERVAYAMAEEADKYRLCATSESKTVVVERLVAEHAGEQLLVIGQYIDQLDEIGERLQAPVIKGDTSVKERQKLFDAFRAGEVQTLVVSKVANFSIDLPEASVAIQVSGSFGSRQEEAQRLGRLLRPKKDGRAARFYSLVARDTLDQEFAAKRQRFLAEQGYAYRIMDAKDVGSSSASD; encoded by the coding sequence ATGAATGACGGACCGCTGATCGTCCAGAGCGACAAAACGATCCTGCTCGAGGTGGACCACGAGCTTGCCACCGAGGCCCGCCACGCCATCGCCGCGTTCGCCGAGCTGGAACGTGCGCCCGAGCACATCCACAGCTACCGGCTCACGCCGCTGGGCCTCTGGAACGCCCGCGCGGCAGGCCTGGACGCCGAAAAAGTGCTGGACACCCTGCTGAAGTACTCCCGTTTCCCGGTTCCGCATTCCTTGTTGATCGACGTTGAAGAGACCATGTCGCGGTACGGCCGGCTGCGGCTGGAGAAGGACCCGCAGCACGGCCTCGTGATGCGCACCTCGGACTATCCGGTCCTGGAAGAGATCAGCCGTGCCAAGAAGATCGCCCCGCTGCTGGGCCCCAGGATCGATGGCGAGACTGTTGTGGTGCACTCCTCCCAGCGCGGGCAGCTGAAACAGCTGCTGCTCAAGATCGGCTGGCCGGCCGAGGATCTCGCAGGCTACGTCGATGGCACCCCGCACCCGATCTTGCTCAACGAAACCGGATGGAAGCTGCGCCCGTACCAGCAGCTGGCGATGGAGAACTTCTGGGCCGGCGGCAGCGGCGTGGTCGTACTGCCGTGCGGAGCCGGCAAAACCCTCGTTGGTGCCGCTGCGATGGCCACCAGCTCCACCACAACGCTGATCCTGGTGACCAACACCGTCTCCGCCCGGCAGTGGAAGGACGAGCTGCTCAAGCGGACCTCCCTGACCGAGGAGGAGATCGGCGAGTACTCGGGCTCCGTCAAGGAAGTCCGCCCGGTCACAATCGCCACCTACCAGGTACTGACCACCAAACGCGGCGGGCTCTACTCCCATTTGGAACTCCTGGACGGCAACGACTGGGGGCTGATCATCTACGACGAGGTCCACCTGCTGCCGGCCCCGATCTTCCGGATGACAGCGGACCTGCAGGCTCGGCGCAGGCTCGGCCTCACCGCCACCCTGATCCGCGAGGACGGCCGGGAGGGCGAAGTCTTCAGCCTGATCGGCCCTAAGCGCTATGACGCGCCGTGGAAGGATATCGAGGCGCAGGGGTACATCGCACCGGCCGACTGCGTGGAGGTTCGGATCGACCTGCCGCGGGACGAACGCGTAGCTTACGCGATGGCCGAGGAGGCGGATAAGTACCGGCTCTGCGCGACGTCCGAGTCCAAGACTGTGGTGGTGGAACGGCTCGTAGCGGAGCATGCCGGCGAGCAGTTGCTGGTGATCGGCCAGTACATCGACCAGTTGGATGAGATCGGCGAGCGCCTGCAGGCACCGGTGATCAAGGGTGACACGTCCGTGAAGGAACGCCAGAAGCTCTTTGACGCTTTTCGGGCCGGCGAGGTGCAGACCCTTGTGGTGTCCAAGGTCGCCAATTTCTCCATCGACCTGCCGGAGGCTTCGGTGGCGATCCAGGTGTCGGGTTCCTTCGGTTCCCGGCAGGAGGAGGCCCAGCGACTTGGCCGGCTGCTGCGTCCCAAGAAGGACGGCCGCGCCGCACGCTTCTACTCCCTCGTGGCCAGGGACACCCTGGACCAGGAGTTCGCGGCCAAGCGCCAGCGCTTCCTCGCCGAGCAGGGCTATGCCTACCGGATCATGGACGCCAAGGACGTGGGCAGCAGCTCCGCCTCCGACTGA
- a CDS encoding helicase-associated domain-containing protein, producing the protein MSLIRALSKELQTRSDDSLRALFAARPDLISPGVPDFAALAARASGRVSVQRALERLNRPEMQVLETLHLCTNTDTGHSTTAPMLKKLIYGSTLAALEKILHSLQELALVHRAEPPHGTPPVAGAKLRYYLPVGSLKEVIGIYPAGLGRSYTELVRLQPAFAQRVVQLVGELHRDGASISPAATPMEAALSLQHWTATPECLRQILHAAPERTAALLARFGNWAMGAVPQAQRRASVLHEAAGVGPIDWLLARGLLVPLDAAHVELPHSVGVALRGGYVIEKFALAPPLPRLGSTSAALRRNAALGAIAETLRLVGVLLHIVREQPLVTLRSGGVGVRELKRLADALRTDIHDAGVLAELSALAGLIRLDVDSSAWVQPAQLEWLTLPRQEQWLWLVNAWLASERAPSLVGEPVNGQTAVPAGHRGMAGGTVNALSAEAQRPDAPVVRKRILEIMAELTHEAAVADGNAPVLDAAAVLERADWAQPRMARRFSSLIRGVLAEAEMLGLIGSGALSQIGTAIAAEQPEEALGILGEHLPAALNHVLLQADLTAVAPGYLAPELTGKLLTMADAEGQGPATIYRFSVSSVRRALDSGQDAQALLDFLGLHSATAIPQPLKYLIEDTAARHARLRVGSAASFIQSEDETALQELLNAPGAAGLGLVRIAPTVLVSHAAPRETAQLLRNLGLSPAVEEAGPGGIRLRRATAAPGIARPVYSAPRTAPPEADVDAQLVVLRRERPAASTPGGPAAAAPGSEEATQLGLETLQKAIRLKQRVVMNVVDGMGNAVRETVVPVAVGGGRVRVFDPARETERVLSIHRIIDVEAAEELLQ; encoded by the coding sequence ATGTCCCTTATCCGCGCGCTTAGCAAGGAACTGCAGACACGCAGCGACGATTCGCTGCGTGCGTTGTTCGCCGCGCGGCCGGACCTTATCTCCCCCGGCGTGCCGGACTTTGCGGCCCTCGCGGCCCGCGCCAGCGGACGTGTCAGCGTACAGCGGGCCCTGGAGCGGCTCAACCGCCCGGAAATGCAGGTCCTCGAGACGTTGCACCTGTGCACAAATACGGACACCGGCCACAGCACCACGGCGCCGATGCTGAAGAAGCTCATCTATGGCTCCACCCTGGCCGCCCTTGAAAAGATCCTGCACTCACTCCAGGAACTGGCCCTCGTCCACCGCGCGGAACCGCCGCACGGCACCCCTCCGGTTGCCGGCGCGAAGCTGCGCTACTACCTGCCGGTGGGCAGCCTCAAGGAAGTGATCGGAATCTACCCGGCCGGACTGGGCCGCAGCTACACCGAACTCGTGCGGCTTCAGCCCGCTTTCGCCCAGCGCGTGGTTCAGCTTGTCGGCGAGCTCCACCGCGACGGCGCCTCCATCTCCCCCGCGGCCACCCCGATGGAAGCTGCACTTTCGCTCCAGCACTGGACGGCCACGCCGGAGTGTCTCCGGCAGATCCTGCACGCCGCCCCGGAACGCACTGCGGCGCTGCTAGCCCGCTTCGGTAACTGGGCCATGGGCGCAGTTCCGCAAGCGCAACGGCGGGCGTCAGTGCTGCACGAGGCCGCCGGCGTCGGGCCGATTGACTGGCTCCTGGCCCGCGGACTGCTGGTCCCGTTGGACGCCGCGCATGTGGAACTCCCGCACAGCGTCGGGGTCGCCCTGCGTGGCGGCTACGTCATCGAGAAATTCGCGCTAGCCCCCCCGCTGCCGCGGTTGGGTTCCACCTCCGCCGCGCTGCGCCGGAACGCCGCCCTGGGCGCGATCGCCGAGACCCTGCGGCTGGTGGGTGTACTGCTGCACATCGTCCGCGAACAGCCACTGGTCACGCTGCGCAGCGGGGGCGTGGGCGTCCGGGAGCTCAAGCGGCTGGCGGATGCGCTGCGCACCGACATACACGACGCCGGGGTCCTGGCGGAGCTGTCCGCTCTGGCCGGCCTGATCCGGCTCGACGTGGATAGTTCCGCCTGGGTCCAGCCGGCGCAGCTGGAGTGGTTGACCCTTCCGCGGCAAGAGCAGTGGCTCTGGCTGGTCAACGCCTGGCTCGCCAGCGAACGTGCGCCCTCCCTTGTGGGCGAGCCCGTGAACGGCCAGACGGCAGTGCCGGCCGGACACCGCGGTATGGCCGGCGGCACCGTCAACGCGCTCTCGGCCGAGGCCCAGCGCCCGGACGCCCCGGTGGTCCGGAAGAGGATCCTGGAAATCATGGCGGAACTGACCCACGAGGCCGCTGTGGCGGACGGGAACGCCCCGGTCCTGGACGCCGCGGCAGTGTTGGAGCGGGCCGACTGGGCCCAGCCGCGGATGGCACGGCGTTTTAGCTCGCTGATCCGGGGGGTGCTGGCGGAGGCCGAAATGCTGGGCCTCATCGGCTCGGGCGCACTGAGCCAGATCGGGACGGCCATCGCGGCCGAACAGCCCGAGGAGGCGCTGGGGATCCTGGGCGAACACCTGCCGGCCGCCTTGAACCACGTCCTGCTCCAGGCCGACCTCACCGCAGTGGCCCCCGGCTACCTCGCACCGGAGCTGACCGGCAAGCTCCTCACAATGGCCGATGCCGAGGGCCAGGGGCCAGCCACGATCTACCGTTTCTCCGTCTCCTCGGTCCGGCGTGCCCTTGATTCGGGCCAAGACGCCCAGGCGCTCCTGGATTTCCTGGGCCTGCACTCGGCCACGGCGATCCCCCAACCACTGAAGTACCTGATCGAAGACACGGCCGCCCGGCACGCCAGGCTGCGGGTGGGCTCGGCTGCCAGCTTCATCCAGAGCGAGGACGAAACGGCCCTTCAGGAGCTGCTCAACGCTCCCGGTGCCGCCGGCCTTGGTTTGGTCAGGATTGCCCCCACAGTGCTGGTCTCGCACGCCGCGCCGCGGGAAACAGCTCAGCTGCTGCGCAACCTTGGGCTGTCGCCTGCGGTGGAGGAGGCGGGGCCCGGCGGAATCCGGCTGCGCCGCGCCACAGCTGCGCCCGGGATTGCGCGGCCCGTGTACAGCGCACCGCGCACCGCCCCCCCGGAGGCCGACGTCGACGCCCAGCTGGTGGTGCTTCGCCGCGAACGTCCCGCTGCGTCCACCCCCGGCGGCCCTGCTGCCGCAGCCCCCGGCAGCGAAGAAGCGACCCAGCTTGGCCTGGAGACCCTGCAGAAGGCGATCCGGCTCAAACAACGGGTGGTCATGAACGTGGTCGACGGGATGGGGAATGCGGTGCGCGAAACGGTTGTTCCGGTAGCCGTGGGCGGCGGACGGGTTCGGGTCTTCGATCCGGCACGGGAAACCGAACGTGTACTGTCCATCCACCGCATTATTGACGTCGAGGCCGCAGAGGAACTACTCCAATGA
- a CDS encoding response regulator transcription factor, with product MKKNGPEAKLLVVDDEPNIRELLSTSLRFAGFEVVSASNGREALAAAELHAPDLAVLDVMLPDMDGFTVTRRLRAAGKHFPVLFLTAKDDTEDKVMGLTVGGDDYVTKPFSLDEVVARIRAVLRRTQPLQDDDAVIRVDDLELDDDAHEVRRGGTVIELSPTEFKLLRYLMLNPNRVLSKAQILDHVWEYDFNGDASIVESYISYLRRKVDIDPDAPALIQTKRGVGYVLRTAEKR from the coding sequence ATGAAAAAGAACGGTCCCGAAGCCAAGCTGCTCGTCGTCGATGATGAACCAAACATCCGCGAGCTGCTCTCTACCTCGCTGCGCTTTGCCGGCTTTGAAGTCGTCTCGGCGTCCAACGGCCGCGAGGCCCTGGCGGCCGCGGAACTCCATGCCCCGGACCTGGCGGTCCTGGACGTGATGCTGCCCGATATGGACGGCTTTACCGTCACCAGGCGGCTACGCGCGGCAGGAAAGCACTTTCCCGTCCTTTTTCTGACCGCCAAGGACGACACCGAAGACAAGGTCATGGGGCTGACGGTGGGCGGCGACGACTATGTCACCAAACCGTTCAGCCTCGACGAGGTCGTGGCACGGATCCGTGCTGTTCTTCGCCGCACGCAGCCCCTGCAGGATGACGATGCGGTGATCCGCGTCGACGACCTGGAGCTCGACGACGACGCCCACGAAGTCCGCCGCGGCGGGACGGTGATCGAGTTGTCCCCCACCGAATTCAAGCTCCTGCGGTACCTCATGCTCAACCCCAACCGGGTGCTGTCCAAGGCCCAGATCCTGGACCACGTTTGGGAATACGACTTCAACGGAGACGCCTCGATCGTTGAGTCTTACATCTCCTACCTGCGCCGCAAGGTGGACATCGATCCCGACGCGCCGGCCCTCATCCAGACCAAACGGGGTGTGGGCTACGTGCTGCGGACGGCCGAGAAGCGCTGA
- a CDS encoding WXG100 family type VII secretion target — MSIISVDTELLELKSATVKATVDRISADVQAMKSGLDELQATWRGAAATNFQVLVSEWTLTQGKVEASLASINLALNSAAASYAQAELNNTQRFS; from the coding sequence ATGAGCATTATCTCCGTCGATACTGAACTCCTCGAGCTCAAGTCGGCAACCGTCAAAGCCACGGTCGACCGGATCAGCGCCGACGTACAGGCAATGAAAAGCGGGCTCGATGAGCTGCAGGCTACCTGGCGCGGCGCGGCGGCCACCAACTTCCAGGTCTTGGTGTCCGAGTGGACCCTCACGCAGGGAAAAGTCGAGGCGTCGCTGGCCTCCATCAACCTGGCACTGAACTCCGCCGCAGCGAGCTACGCCCAAGCCGAGCTGAACAACACCCAACGTTTCAGTTGA
- a CDS encoding FHA domain-containing protein has translation MAPRFRADINLDFSLQDATGEQARGSVTAAGSEVVVALDGMDALLSQRMPSLGDIRPLAKTLSEQGLTVIVEGPQGRIISLGALDVPASQRVITRSPHIKLGKLGALAPLLKRGRRAPARKFSLLPPGTLFPLLPTVKRRIARRITTTHYTRGGGQPRLIFVQDAQAWNGQVPRVFSLAADRVRIGSDESAELQLPGLDGVHAEIVHNDQDEYVLVRHGKVTGSFGPGSSSVLRTGARLQMGQWCLAFFREEFADHGRPFGGRSGGEFAYQRPQRDPRTGALERDGSTYTR, from the coding sequence ATGGCCCCGCGCTTCCGGGCCGACATCAATCTGGACTTTTCCCTCCAGGACGCAACCGGGGAACAGGCTCGCGGATCGGTGACGGCGGCCGGCAGCGAAGTGGTTGTCGCCCTGGACGGCATGGATGCCCTCCTGTCGCAGCGGATGCCTTCGCTCGGCGACATCAGGCCTTTGGCCAAAACGTTGTCAGAGCAGGGCCTGACGGTGATTGTCGAGGGGCCCCAGGGCAGAATCATCAGCCTCGGAGCCCTCGACGTGCCGGCCTCGCAGCGTGTGATCACCAGGTCACCCCACATCAAGCTGGGAAAGCTGGGAGCACTGGCGCCGCTGCTGAAACGGGGCCGGCGTGCGCCGGCCCGCAAGTTTTCGCTGCTTCCCCCCGGGACCCTGTTCCCGCTGCTGCCGACCGTCAAGCGCAGGATTGCCCGCCGCATTACCACCACCCACTACACCCGCGGCGGCGGACAGCCCCGGCTGATCTTTGTGCAGGACGCGCAGGCCTGGAACGGCCAGGTACCCCGGGTATTTAGCCTTGCTGCGGACCGGGTGCGCATCGGCAGTGACGAATCCGCCGAACTGCAGCTTCCCGGACTCGACGGCGTGCATGCGGAAATAGTCCACAATGACCAGGACGAATACGTCCTGGTCCGGCACGGCAAAGTCACCGGAAGCTTCGGTCCGGGATCTTCCTCGGTGCTGCGCACCGGCGCCCGCCTCCAAATGGGTCAGTGGTGTCTGGCGTTCTTCCGGGAAGAATTTGCTGATCACGGGCGCCCCTTCGGCGGCCGCAGCGGCGGCGAGTTCGCCTACCAGCGTCCCCAGCGGGACCCGCGTACCGGCGCCCTGGAACGGGACGGGTCTACGTACACCCGATAG
- a CDS encoding cold shock domain-containing protein: MPTGKVKWYDKEKGFGFLAGEDGQEVFLPKSALPEGVTELKAGTRVEFGVADGRKGAQALGLRVLDKTPSIAKAKRPSAKDLAPLVQDLVSVLDNLSGTLSAGKYPEGNKGKAIAVALRKVADELDA; the protein is encoded by the coding sequence GTGCCTACCGGCAAGGTCAAGTGGTATGACAAGGAAAAAGGCTTCGGATTCCTCGCGGGCGAGGACGGCCAGGAAGTCTTCCTGCCGAAGTCGGCGCTGCCCGAGGGCGTAACCGAGCTCAAGGCCGGCACCCGGGTTGAATTCGGGGTAGCTGACGGCCGTAAGGGCGCCCAGGCCCTGGGCCTGCGCGTGCTGGACAAAACGCCGTCCATCGCCAAGGCCAAGCGGCCCAGCGCAAAAGATCTTGCTCCGCTGGTGCAGGACCTTGTCAGTGTTCTGGACAACTTGTCCGGAACACTGTCCGCGGGCAAGTACCCGGAAGGCAACAAGGGCAAGGCGATCGCCGTCGCCCTGCGTAAGGTTGCCGACGAGCTGGACGCGTAG
- a CDS encoding ribonuclease HI family protein, which produces MTITAAADGSALGNPGPAGWAWYVDDDCWRAGGWPHGTNNMGELMAVLDLVRSTAHLSGEDLHILCDSQYVINSVTKWMPGWKRKGWRKADGKPVMNVELLKEIDQALVGRKYTFEWVRGHAGHDLNEAADDRARAAATAYQQGVAVRQGPGFGSENTAAAAPPTTGRTVPQSAAARQQRVLAEASVFDEPDLFSELDGDAMPAPGIDASPEAIVEALERELLRPDTRADVGRTGVLLHPDYTEIGSSGRIWTRDAVMMSLQERPDGAVEMEVLGADRVGEHTVLLTYRSHTRAAAALRSSLWVQDGAQWRLRFHQGTPEA; this is translated from the coding sequence GTGACAATTACAGCAGCAGCCGACGGTTCGGCTTTAGGAAATCCCGGCCCGGCCGGGTGGGCCTGGTACGTGGACGATGACTGCTGGCGGGCCGGGGGATGGCCGCACGGCACCAACAACATGGGCGAGCTTATGGCAGTGCTGGACCTGGTGCGCTCGACCGCGCATCTGTCCGGCGAGGATCTGCACATCCTCTGCGACAGCCAGTACGTCATTAATTCCGTCACCAAGTGGATGCCAGGATGGAAGCGCAAGGGCTGGCGCAAAGCCGACGGCAAGCCGGTGATGAATGTGGAGTTGCTCAAGGAAATTGACCAGGCCCTGGTGGGCCGCAAGTACACCTTCGAATGGGTGCGCGGCCACGCCGGGCATGATCTTAACGAGGCGGCGGATGACCGGGCCCGGGCCGCTGCGACGGCCTACCAGCAGGGTGTTGCAGTCCGTCAGGGTCCCGGGTTCGGTTCCGAGAACACCGCAGCCGCAGCGCCGCCCACAACCGGGCGGACGGTGCCCCAATCGGCGGCGGCCCGCCAGCAGCGGGTTCTCGCTGAGGCGTCCGTTTTTGACGAACCGGACCTCTTCAGCGAGCTCGACGGGGACGCAATGCCCGCACCCGGCATTGACGCGAGCCCGGAAGCGATCGTCGAGGCACTCGAACGCGAGTTGCTGCGCCCGGACACACGCGCCGACGTCGGACGCACGGGAGTGCTGCTGCACCCGGACTACACGGAGATTGGCAGCTCGGGCCGGATCTGGACGCGGGACGCCGTGATGATGTCCCTCCAAGAGCGCCCCGATGGCGCCGTCGAGATGGAGGTACTGGGAGCAGACCGGGTGGGAGAGCACACAGTCCTGTTGACGTACCGCAGCCACACCCGGGCCGCAGCAGCCCTGCGCAGCTCCCTGTGGGTCCAAGACGGGGCGCAATGGCGTCTGCGCTTCCACCAGGGCACTCCCGAAGCCTGA
- a CDS encoding ATP-binding protein: MLDRWKSASLRSQLVAIMTALMLVALTATGAGTLTLLHSYLQGQVDDKLRAAVASVRQQQSFSQLQDQNQNIPTDYSLMLFAPGQKPVPFGGDKEIHPEITGISPADVVGLQQVPFQVRGTDGHNWRVVALNVVDSNERTSVVVIGLPLWPVDSVMEHAVLVVVGVGLLTLILAFFIATWSISRSFRPLARVEKTAAAIAAGDLSRRVDVDTPHTEVGRLGTSLNAMLAHIETAFADRMASEAKMRRFAADASHELRTPLVTIRGFSELYRQGALATPADVATAMGRIESEAKRMGSMVEDLLLLARIDEQRPLQQKPADLLLIANDSVVDTQASDRGRTISLAGLEGRPPAPAPVIGDEAKLRQVVGNLVGNALRYTPEGTPIELAVGVRTAADGSRQSVIEVRDHGPGVPDEEAARIFERFYRADTSRTRETGGSGLGLAIVAAIVGSHAGTVRAAKTDGGGATLVVSLPYLDGVAADDGSADRTAAGETASSGGGSGN, from the coding sequence TTGCTCGACCGTTGGAAGTCGGCATCGCTGAGGTCACAGCTGGTCGCCATCATGACCGCCCTGATGCTGGTGGCCCTCACTGCCACCGGCGCAGGAACCCTGACCCTGCTGCACAGCTACCTCCAGGGGCAGGTCGATGACAAGCTCCGGGCCGCCGTCGCCTCGGTCCGGCAGCAACAGTCCTTTAGCCAGCTGCAGGACCAGAACCAGAACATCCCTACCGACTACTCGCTGATGCTGTTCGCGCCGGGACAGAAGCCTGTGCCGTTCGGCGGAGACAAGGAAATACACCCGGAAATCACCGGTATCAGCCCCGCAGATGTTGTCGGTCTCCAGCAGGTCCCGTTCCAGGTCCGCGGAACGGACGGGCACAACTGGCGGGTGGTCGCCCTCAACGTCGTCGACAGCAACGAGCGAACCTCCGTCGTTGTCATCGGCCTGCCCTTGTGGCCGGTCGATTCCGTGATGGAACACGCGGTGCTGGTGGTCGTCGGCGTCGGGCTGCTGACCCTTATCCTGGCCTTTTTCATCGCCACGTGGAGCATCTCCCGGTCCTTCCGGCCGCTGGCCCGGGTCGAAAAAACGGCTGCAGCCATTGCGGCCGGCGATCTCTCCCGGCGTGTCGACGTCGACACGCCCCACACTGAGGTGGGCCGGCTCGGCACCTCCCTTAACGCCATGCTGGCCCACATTGAAACTGCCTTCGCCGACCGGATGGCCTCGGAAGCAAAGATGCGCCGCTTCGCCGCCGACGCCTCCCATGAACTGCGCACCCCCCTCGTAACGATCCGCGGCTTCTCCGAGCTGTACCGGCAAGGCGCCCTCGCCACACCGGCGGACGTGGCGACGGCTATGGGACGAATCGAAAGCGAAGCCAAGCGGATGGGGTCCATGGTGGAGGACCTGCTGCTGCTCGCCAGGATCGACGAGCAGCGCCCGTTGCAGCAGAAGCCTGCCGATCTGCTGCTGATCGCCAATGACTCCGTTGTTGACACCCAGGCGAGCGACCGCGGACGCACCATCTCACTGGCCGGGCTCGAGGGCCGTCCGCCGGCACCGGCGCCGGTCATCGGCGACGAGGCTAAATTGCGGCAGGTCGTGGGGAATCTGGTGGGCAACGCCCTGCGCTACACGCCCGAGGGAACGCCGATCGAACTTGCCGTCGGCGTACGGACCGCCGCTGACGGCAGCCGGCAGTCCGTGATCGAGGTCCGCGACCACGGCCCGGGGGTTCCCGACGAGGAAGCCGCGAGGATCTTTGAGCGGTTTTACCGGGCGGACACTTCCCGAACGCGGGAGACCGGTGGCAGCGGCCTGGGACTGGCTATTGTCGCGGCCATTGTCGGCTCGCATGCCGGCACGGTCAGGGCCGCGAAGACCGACGGCGGCGGGGCAACCCTGGTGGTCAGCCTGCCGTATCTGGACGGGGTGGCGGCGGACGACGGTTCGGCCGACCGCACGGCCGCCGGTGAAACGGCCTCCTCCGGTGGCGGTTCCGGGAACTAG